The nucleotide window AGATCGGATGGATTGGGACTTTACGGTGGACATGGCAGTGTATCACACCACTGGCATCAGCCCTAGAGTACCGGTTGTACCCGATGCATTTCTGAGCTTGGGAGTGGAGCGCAAGAAGGGAGGAAAGTCGCGTCGCAGCTATGTTGTGTGGGAAGAAGGTGTAGAGATGGTGTCGCACAAGCCAGGGGGAGAGTATGACGAGAAGATGAACATCTATACTCGTTTAGGGGTTCTGTACTATGTAATTTACAACCCAGAGTTTTGGCAACGGGACAAGCGCCAGCCGTTTGAAGTGTACAAGCTGGTGAATGGTGAATATGAGTTGCAAAGTGGTGAACCTTGTTGGATGCCAGAGGTGGAATTAGGAATTGGACGCTGCCAGATGATATTTGGCAATGTATTGCAGGAGCAGTTAGCGTGGTTTAATGTGAAGGGTGATCGCTACTTAAGTGAAGCTGAACAAGAACGGCAACAGCGAGAACTTGAACAACAACGAGCAGACACCGAGCGATAACAAAAAGAACGACTTGCTGCACGACTGCGAGCATTAGGTGAAGATCCCGATCGGCTATAAGGATTGGAGAATTAAAGGACAGACTAATCAATCGCCTCTTTGTTTCAAAGTTTTGAGAGCGATCGCCCCTGGTTGATTCAAATCAAAAGGCTCACTTACAAGCACTTATGCTACCAAATTGGAGCCAGATTCAAGGTGAAGCCAGGAAGCACATCTTCCCCCGAAAGCGTCTCAGGTGCTCGGCATACTTCAATCGCCTTACCCGAACGATAAACTTCAACTTGCTTCGCCTTGCGGTTCAACAGCCAGCCCAAACGCGCACCATTATCAATATATTCGTGCATCTTGGCTTGTGTTGTAGACAGCGAATCACTCGGAGACATCAACTCCACAACAAAATCGGGACAAAGCGGAATAAACTTCTCTTGCTGTTGGGGCGTGAGTGTGTTCCAGCGCTCCAAGGTTAACCAGGCTGCATCGGGTGAGCGATTGGCTCCATTGGGTAACTTGAATCCTCCAGAGGAGTCGAAAGCAACACCTGTACCATCTGCGTCTGTCCAATTAAACAATTGCTGAGTCAAACGCCCATTGCGCTGGCTGGTTCCACCTCCGGTGGGCGGCATAATAATCAGTTCTCCTTGAGCAGTGCGCTCAAACCGCAAATCTCGATTGCGCTGACAAAGCTGGTAGAATTGCTCATCGGTTAGGTCGATGACAGATTTAATGTCAACGGTGAGAGCGTTCATAAAATTTCAGCTAGGTTTGGTTTTTATTGTAATACGCTTCATAACAAAGGAACTGCTGCACAAATCTCCAAGAGTGATCGCACCTCACTGCCAAAAACTCAATCAAAGGCGTTCGCACTTTCCACAATAGTAATTGCACCTCACTTCGTTTACTCAACCAAAGGCGTTCGGCTTTGCCGTCTCGCAGAGAATCGCACGTGTAGCTTTCACGCAAATAGCATAAATAGTGACTTTTGCATATGAGGATGATTTTTCAGATCGCTACTTTGAAATAACAGTAGTAGGATTGCTAAATGAGCAGCGTATACTTTTTTATCAGCTTAAAGAGTATCACTAAAATATCTATAAAGTTCATCAACAAATTGATTAGCTGTCATTGGACCTACAACAGTACTAGCCCAACTCACTACATATACTTGGTTATTCTGCACAGCTTTTAATGTTGACCAAATCGGTTGTTGTAAAAACGATGACGATTCAAGCTTTCCAGAGTCTTCCACACGGAGTATGTCAACAAATAAAATATCGGCATCCCAATCAGGCAAAGCCTCAAGGCTTAATTCTAAGTAGCCTTTGAGATTTTTATAAGCAGGGATAAGCGGTATACCCGCATCGAGCATGATCTGACCGTATGGCACAAAATCCGATCCATAAACAGCAACGTTTGACCCATAAAGGTGAAGAACCGATACTGTTTTAGTCCTCAACTTTTCGGCTAGCTGTTGCTGAAACTTTTGAATTCGTTCATTATACTCAGCCAAAATTTCTTCAGCCCGATCGCTCCTGTCCAAGATTTCGGCTAAATATTTCAAGTTTTTTTTGAAATTGACTCCACTATCCGTATCTATCATTACCGTAGGTGCGATCATAGACAAGAGTGAATAGTATTGCTTTTGCCATATATGTCCCACAATTAAATCAGGTTTTAGACTGAGAATTTTTTCTAAAGACGGTTGTTCCCAATGACCCACAAGCGGAATATCAGCAACGAACTGATTGAGCGTATCCGACTTGATGCAGTAGGGGCAGGTGGCAGCACCCACTGGTTTTATGCCTATTGCTAATAACGGGTCGAGAAGATAACTACCATCTAGCACCAAAATGCGCTGGGGATGAAGTGGAATTTCCGCTTGTCCTAAAGCATGGCTGACAATTTTTGTTGCTGCTGATTTTTGTGCAGAGTCTGACTGCTCTGCTTGTTTAGCTGTTGAATTTATTCTGCCTGGCTGAAGCCACAGCGTCTTACTGTTGCAAGCAGCGATAGAGAAGACAAAAACTGCTGCTAAAAAGAGTAGAAATAGCTTGGCTTTACGGAACACTTTTTTCCTCATTGTGAAGCATTACAGAATTAATTCATATTCAGCCTGTATCTTTGAGTTCTAACTTGGAGAAGTTGTCCACTAAAATTCCCAACTCACCGAACCGACAATTGTAAAGGGTTCAGTTCTTTGAACAAGAGTTCTGCTGAAGGCAAACGCTGCCTCGTCTACATCAAACAAGTTACGGATATTAATCGCACCTCTGAAACGTCCCCTTCGATAGTAAAGTGCTGCATCAGTCCGTAAGTAATCACCTAGTTGAAACGAGTTATCTAAATCACCTTGCCGTTCACCGATATAAAACAGTCCTAAACCAAATCCTAAGCCCTCTAAAGCACCTTCTTGAATGGTATAAGTTGTCCAGAAACTTGCTTGATTTTCTGGTACATTTGCTAATCGATTGCCTTGAGGAAAGGTGTTATCTTTAGTAACTTCTGCATCGGTTAAGGCATAGGATAAAATTACGTTCCAACCAGGTAAGATTTCACCTGTCACATCGAACTCAATTCCCTGACTGCGCTGCTCTCCAGTTTGAATAGAACGAGTAGGGTCATCTGGATCGGGTGTAAGAACATTGGTTCTGGTCAAATGATAGGCAGCTATGGTTGCTGAAAGTCTGCTATCTAGAAAATCAGCTTTTACACCAACTTCGTATTGAGTTCCTCTTGATGGCTCGTAAATAACATCTGCATCCGTACTCGTGTTATCAAATCCAGAAAGAGGAGCAAACGATCGCGTGTAGCTAGCATAGAGCGCAACATCTTCACTAGGTTGATAGACCAAACCCGCACGAGGACTAAAGGCACCGTCATTGCGGGTTGGACGATCAATGACATCTCCTGGTGTGGTTAGATCTACTGCAAGATCAGTTGAAACCCAGTCGTAGCGACCGCCAATTAAAAGTTTGAGATTATCTAGAAGCGCAATCTGATCCTGAAGATAAACACCGTACGAGCGCCGTACCAACTTGAAATCGGAGAAGGTAGGGATTGTTGAGTAGCTAGGAGTTGGAATATCGTAATTTGGATTGCGAATGTCTAGAGGAGGTAGAGGCGTATCAGCATCGACATTATTGCCTTCATTACTGAAGCGGTTAAAATCAAACCCTGCTAAAACTTGATGGGAAATTGAGCCAGTCCCCAACTCTCCAACCAAGTCGATCTGCCCGAAGAAGTTATTTCTCTGATAATTATCTTTGGAGGCATCAAATCCACCAACAAAGCGATCGTCTTCTACTGTACTAGGAAATCCTGCCACATCATTTCTAAAATGAGTCAGGTTGATTGCAACATTGTTTCTGATTCGCCAGTCGTTATTTAATTCGTGTTCCAGACTGTATCCAAATCTGTCAACTCTAACATTCAGAAGGCTTAAACCAGGATAGTAGGGGGCAAAGTTTCGAGGAGGCAAACTACCATCGCTGAGAATTACAGTATTAGTGCCAGCAGCAGAAGGATTAGCATAAAGGTGAGTGTATTCATAGTACAGGTCTAACTCTGTTTGCTCTCCCAAATTAAAGGTAAGAGAGGGTGCGATCGTAGTTAATCTTGAGTCGGCAAAGCCTTGGAAATCACTCGAGCCTTGGTAGCTAGCAATGAAGCGATATAAAACAGAATCGTTATCTGTCAGCGGTCCTGATAAATCAATACTGGGTTGATATAACCCATAACTTCCTGCCTCAAATGTCGCATTATAATAGGGTTCATCTAAAGGCTGCCGCGTGATGACATTAATAATTCCACCAGGTTCCCCTGCTCCAAACAGAACTGAAGCAGGTCCTCTCAGCACTTCTATTTGCTCAATAGTTCCAATCGGTAAGAGGCTAAAAAAATCGTTATCAGGAAAGCCATTGCGGAAACTGGTAACTCCTGAAAACCCCTGGTCGAATCCTCTGATGATTCTGTTGTATGTAATTGATCCATTGCCATAAAGTCCGCCTCCACGAGCAACACCGCTAACGGTTTCCACTGCTTCATTCAGATTTCTCACATTTCGATCTTCCAACACCTCTCGCGGCACCACCTGGATCGATTGAGGAATGTCCCGCAGCGGCGTATCTGTTCGTGTTGCTGTAGAAGCACTCGACGGGTTGTAGCCCTCATCTTGCTCACCTGTCACCACAATTTCGATCGCATCCTCATCCGCTACAGTATTAGCATCCCCTAACGTCACCGCTAGCACTAATCCTTGAGCAGTTGTTGTCACCTCAGCCACAGGTGGCGCATCGGTTCCTGTAATCGTTACCTGTACTTGATTATTTGGCAAACTTGTTACACTCACCAGCGCAATTCCCTCAACTGGGTTTGCTTGAGAAAACGCTTGAGCGATCGCCGCACCTGCAACATCTACAATCAAATCATTGCCCACAATCCGAGTTTCCGGCACTTCAAAATTGCCATTTGCTGTTTCCAGCACTACCTGCAAGCCTGTCTCGGTTGCTTCCACACGCACATTCGTAATTTGCACTATCGATGCTTCGATTTGCGCGAGCCAGTCGGCAACGGTTGTCGCGGGTTGATTTTCAGTAAGCTGAGGTAAAGAAGATACCCGTTCTTTTGTGTTAACGTTCTCTGATGCATAAACTGCTGAAGTTAGCAATAGGGTAAAGGCGATCGCTCCCATTTCCACCACGCTTTGAATTAACCATAGAAACAAGCTGCCCTTCAAACTCCTACCTTGCCGAATGCTAACCATGCTCACACCAAAAGAGAATCTTTATCAAGAAGCCTAAGTTGCAAGATTACAGGATTTGTATGAGTGCCGCCATACGGTAGAGCGCCATTTTTTTATCCCAAAAACGTCATTCGATTTGGGTTCTAGATTTTGGATTATCCCCTGCCCCTTTGCTCCCCTGTTATACAATGAATCTAAAGCTAAGCAATCGGTAAACCCAAAGGCAAATGTGCAAAGCACACGCTGCGCGATCGCGGTTATCATCAGCAATCGAAAGTAAAGTACTAACAGAAGCAACGCATGAGTAGAACCAAAATTCTCGATCCCGCTGAAAGCTATACCTTTAGCAAATATGCAGAATTGTCCTTTGACACAGCCGATATACTGGCAGAATTTGGCGTGGTTTTCAACAATACTTCGCTGCAACTACCGCAGCAGCTGCCCATCAACCCAGAACCGTTGAAAACTGAACTGCAAGAAAATTTAGCATTAGTAGACCCCTCATCAGAAATTGCTCGACGCGAAGCATTAATCTTTCCTATCCTCAAAACTGTTTGTAAGTTTATCCAAGCACCACTCAAAATTGAATATCCAGTCCGAGTTAACTCTAGGCTCAAAGGCAGTTTTGATTATTTCATCCCCACGCCTCAAAACTTACTTGTAGTAGAAGCTAAAAATGCGGATTTAGCCAAGGGCTTTACCCAACTTGCGGTTGAACTGATTGCTCTCGACCAATGGACGGATTCACCAACTCCAACGCTCTACGGCACTGTCACAACGGGCGATACTTGGAAATTTGGGCAGTTTCAACGTCAAGAAAGAAAGATTGAGAAAGATATCAACACCTACGCCATTCCCAGTGACCTTAATCTCGTTCTTTCTTCCCTCTTTGGTATTACTATGAACATTCGTTAGACTTCTTGTATGAATCCTAAGCGAATAAATTCGCTACTAAACAAACATAGACGCGTAGCGGCTTCCCGCAGGGTAGTCTACCTTCGTGGACTACGGGTAAAGCATACCTTACCCCCACAAAACTATTGCTTATAGTGTGTGGAGGCACACTTCGTTTGGGTAGCCCCGACTTCAGTCGGAGGGCATCTACTTCCCCATCTGACATTGCTTTGGTGTCATGCCAAACTTGCGCTTGAATGCCTCAGTGAAATGTCCTAAGTGAGAATAGCCTACCGCATGAGCGACTTCCGACACTCGCATTTCTCGGCTGCGTAAAAGCTGTTCTGCTTGCTCCATGCGCAGATTGTGCAGGTAGCCAAACACGGGTGTACCGAATAGTTCGCGAAATCCTCGCTGGAGGGTGCGATCGCTCACTCCTACTCGTTGTGCCAACTCTGACAGCGATGGCGGATTCTCAAATTGTGTCGTCAAAATTTCTTTAGCGTAATGCAAACGCGCGATTGTTTCAGGCTTTAGCCTTGGTAAATTACGCAGCTTTTGCTCTGCTGTAATGAAGTCGAGGTGCATTGCTAATAACTCAAACACCTTTCCCTGAAGATACATCCGCTTCGCCGCACCTCGATAGGGTGCATTCAATAATTGTTGCGCCAGCGATCGCATTTTCAAAGTTACTGTTGGGTAAAGCGATATTTTCCAGTCATCTCCTTTAAACAGTAGCTTCCGAATGTCAGAATTGTATTGCTTATCTTCCTGCAAAAATGAGTTTAGCCATTCTGGCTCAATGTTTACACCGACAAAGGTTAAACGCTCTCCATCTCGGTATTTTTCAACATACGCTGGTGAAATTCCGCTACCCGAAAAATAGCCACACGTCCCGCCCAAATTAGGATGAACTGCCTCAAAATAAATGAATCCTGACAGCAAAATCACAATTTGGATATCATGCTCGTGAGCAGGGGCTTTTACTATCAAGTCGTGCTGGTATTCGCAATCATAGAAATTTAAACACAACCCTGGTGATAGCTCTATGTTGCGATTATAGCCGCGACCTATGCACTCTGGTATGCCTGTAATGTGCTCCAAATCTTCATACACCAAATTGTCAAGTTGGAGTTTGGGAGCCTGCTGATGTAATTCATCCCAGTTTGCTTGGTTGAGGATCAGTGTCATAGCGAGGCTAAGGCGCTAAGTTAGTAGATTATTACTAGATGAGAATTATTGTAATTAACTTTAGCACGCTCTAGCTCGCCAACTCCAAAGAATGCAGCTATGCTGAATGCGATTGCCATTTTAGTAATACGTATTATGACCTAAGTTTCTATCTCATCCAAATTGATAATTGCTGCTTGGTTTTTGATATCAGTTGCAGGCTTTGTATACCACCACGCCCATGCAATTAAAACCGCTTGAAACGGTAATCTTACAACCTGAAACCAAGGAGAATCAGGAATATTATCAATATGAATGTGATTTACAGCCATATTAATATTAGCAGGAAACACTGCAATAAAAAGTGCGATTAGTCCCCAAGCAGCAGCACGGCTAACTGTAGGAACAAGTAACCCAATTCCTCCTAAAATCTCAAAAAATCCACTAATATAAACTAGCTCTAAAGGATATGGTAAAAGAGATGGCACAATACTGACAAAAATATCAGGTAAGGCAAAGTGGAGTAGACCAACTATAATAATAGATACAGCCAAAATGACTCGTAGAAGCTCTTTGTTTTTACGAATTATTGCTAACATAAATTTAATCTGAACTTACCAAAATTCTCTTTTTTCTGTCCTCTGGTTAGTCTGTGTCTGGAGTGGTTCGTTCATGCTTGATAAGTTACAACTTAAATATGATAACTATCCAACTAATTGGCATCATCATTAGTTCTTGAACTAACCTTGAGTAAGATTTGATCGCTACTATCGAGCGGGTTGTAAAAAAATGAACCAGTTTGAGGTGGTAGTGTCGGATCAAACACAATTTCTGACAAACTCTTAACCACACCAGTAAGAGGAATTGCTAAAATTACTCCTAAGAATCCACCAAATTGTGCTCCTAATAGTAAAGATACAAAAATAATTACTGGAGATAAACCTGTCAGATTTCCCATAATTCGAGGAGCAACTAAATTATCTTTGATTTGTTGCAAAGCGACTGCTGTTGCTAAAACTTGCAATGCCAGCAACCAGTCAATAAATGCCACAACGATTGTTACTGTTGCAATTCCTAAAGTAGCCCCAATAAAGGGGATGACTTCCATAAAACCGATAAAAACAGCAAATAAAAGAAAGAACGGGACGTGTAACGCCCAAAAAGCAGGTGTCAGCGTTGCTGCCATAAATAAACCTAACAACAATTGACCAGAAACAAATCTCTGGAGGTTACGCTGAAGTGATTCTGTCAGTTTTTCACGAATTGTTGGTGCAAAAATGCGCGTTAACCCCTGCCACAATCGCTCTCCATCAATGAGCATATAAAATGAGATCACTAAAACAAAAATCAGGTCTAATACCCAGTTAAAAGTTCCTAGTACTAAACCAAAACCTTTGGTGGCGATCGCCTCACTCAAAGTTTGTGCCCGTGCCAGCAACTGTGATGCCAAGATCCGAACATCAAACGGTAAGTTGTGTTCTACACTCCAAGTTTGAAACATTGTCAACTGCTGTTGTGCAGAGCCTACCAGCGATGGTAAATTTACGACCAACTGCCGTGCTTGATTGAATACTGGTGGTACTAATGTCACAGCAGTGAGAACGACAACGACTCCAGCTAATAAGTAAACTAGAACTGCGGCAATACTTCGAGGTAAAAATGATTGCAAGGCTGCAACCGCATAGTTTAGTAAAAATGCAATCAACCCAGCAGTAATCAAAATGCTGAGTAGTTCTCCGATATATCTTAAGGCATTTAGCGTTACCCAACCTGTGATTAAAATCAGCAACCAGGTAATCAAAAATTGTTGCAGTGGCGAAAAGACACGATTCATTACTAAAGCTGTGTTCACAAGCTACTTTCCAAAATGTAGCAGTAAATAAACACTATAGTCAGCGTAAGTAGGCGGGCGTAATGATTGATCGTATATTTGTATACTGATTAATGGTTAATAGTTGCTTCACTGACTATTGACCGATAACAGCCTTTAAGTTACATTAACATGCTGGCGCGATTTATCAGTATCCACCTTTTTTCTTTCAGGTATCTGGTGTGAGTCCAGAAGTAACGGCTGTACTACAACGCTTGACAGAGCGTGGTAAAGTCCCTGAGGCATTGCGTCTAGCACATCTCATTGGCGCTGCTGTAGTCAAAGGAGAAAGCGGAATAATCGGCTTAAGCTTGATTTAGAAGGTTTTCCTACAGATGATTTAATTGCTAGAACTGTTATTGAGGTGCGCTAAGCGCGTTTGATTTGTGCAGCCAAATTTAAACATGAAATCAGAAGCCGTTCATGTATTTGTTTACGGAACACTGAAGCCTGGAGAGATCAATTATCAACGGTATTGTGCAGATAAGGTTTTGACAGTGAAACGGGCGATCGCATTTGGGAGGCTTTATCACCTTCCTGTCGGTTATCCTGCTATGACTCTTGGCGGCGATTGCGCGGAGCGCAGCGCCAAAGGCGATCGCGTTGAAGGCTTTGTCCTTTCGTTCCCTAATGTAGAAGTTTTAGATTATCTAGATTTACTAGAGGATTATCATCCTAGACGACCTATTGAGGAGAATGAGTACTATCGCCAGCAAATAGACACTTATAATTTAGACTTAACTTCTCTTAGTTCTGCTTGGGTTTACTTGATGACACCGAAACAAGTTAATACATTTGGTGGTCGGCGACTACCAAATGGTTGGTGGAGTAGTTGTTTACCATAATTCAATCACTCTTATTATTTGCTTACCTTATTCATGTCGGTAGTCGGCTTGATTAACAAAGTGCGGTTTTGGAGCAACTACTGCTGCTTTAGGGATTTCAACAACTGGACTATTCACCGCAACCATCAAAGTTTCGCTAGCTTCAGGTACTGGTTGCAGCCCAGCGATTTGAAGCGAAGGACGACCAGTAAATATACCCGATAAAGCGCCGACAAACATTGCAGCAACCGCTGTTCCTCCCCAAATCGCTACCCGCCGCGATCTTCGCTGTTCAATTCGAGTAAAGACTTGCTGGACTGTTTGTTCTACAGGCTGTTGTGGTGGTATTGGTAGGGTTCTTATACCTTGACGTAGCTTGAGTAATCTAGCGTATAAACGCTGAATTTCCGCATCGTTTGCTAGCCATTCTTCGACTTGCTGCCGTTCTGCTGCCGTTACCTCACCATCGAGAAAAGCACTTAATAACTCGAAGCGATCGCGCTGACATCTATCCATAGCACCCATTGGTTGATTAGTATAACCAGTGTGTATTGCTTGCGTACCCCTGTTGCGGGGTTGCTTACGTGGCAACTTTACCTCAGACGTCATTTTAACACTACTACCAAATGTGATTAGGGGAACACACTAAATATTCACGCCAGCTAATTGCTGCTTTTATTAATCTTCAAAGACACTGATGTTTTGGAAATCTCCTTTAGGACATAATCCTCCTCTACTTTTTTACCTATCTTTATAAAGTCAAGGATTGCTAACCATCTAAGTACTGTTGGAGCTGTGATTGTAGTCTAGAGCGTGCTCGCGCAATTCGAGACTTCACAGTGCCCAAAGAAACACCAGTAATCTCGGCAATGTCTTCGTAAGCCATACCTTCGATCTCCCGCAAGACGATTGTGGTGCGAAAGACTTCTGGTAAGTCCGCGATCGCTTCTTTGAGTTGTTCGTAGAACTCTCGTGTTGTTAACTCCTCATCAGGACTGGGGTGATCTCCTGCTATTTCCCAATCCATATCTCCATCTTCCACAGTACGAGGTGCATCTAATGACAACGGGCTAGCATTCCGCTTGCGTTTCCGTAGCTCGTCATAGAATAGGTTTGTAGCAATTCGACTCAGCCAGCCGCGAAATTTAACTGGGTCGTTTAAGCGCTTGATGTTGCGATAAACACGAATCCAAACTTCTTGGGCTAAATCTGCGCGATCTTGCCAGTCGGGAGCCAGATGATATAGAACTTTATCGACATGGGACTGATACCGACGCAGCAATTCAGCAAATGCATTTCGTTCTGGGCGTAACCCAGCTTGACAACGCAAAATTAAGTCGTAGTTAGATAAGTTATCGATTTGCACTGGTGTTTGAGGAACATTTGCCTCAACAGATGACCAGCTTACAGGAATTGATTGACTCATAAAAGCCACTGGCTCAACACATCCCTCACTATTAGACATCACTAATGCGGGGAAGTTCCCTACCTGAGTGCCAGATTTATCACTGGCTCATTAGAGGGGTCAGGGACGAGGAGTGTTAGCGTTAGCGAAGCGAGGCGAAGTCCGGAGTGAGTGAAAGAGTGGTTAGTGGGAGAGAGTAGGAGTGTGGGAGAGATTGAGAGATTTAATTGCTATTGTTCCCAACTACTCCAAATACCCGCCTACCCTACTACTCAACTCCCCTCCGACCTCTTCTTGGCTACCATGGAATTGAAGCAGCAGGTAAGGACGGTATTTTTGAGCGATTCGCAGCATTAACTAATCGCGTAGGTGTTTCTCCTATGCGATAACTCGGATAAGTCACAGTTTTATTTGGTAGGTTAACTCCCAAAAACAAATTAAGGCAAAATGTAACTGTGACCGCTAATACAAGTTTCTCTAGCATCACTTTTCCTCACGCCACACTATTCTTGCTGAATCACAAATTTTGATACTTGAGTTTGCAGTGCTAAACCAAGTACCAAAAAATATGACGGAACTCCTAAATATAATGTGCCTTTGTTAAAGCAAAAAATGCATAAAAAACTCGTGAAGCTTTGTTAAAGTTCTGTCTTAGAATCAAAGGACGAATCAGATTTTTCAGTAGCTATTTGTTCTTCGTAGTTAGGTGCATAAGCTTGAAGTAAGCTACTAACTTGTTTGAGAACTTCATTGCCAGTATTTTTACTAATAGCTTGTCGCTCAGGGAAGAACTCAGGTCGATCTAAACTACGAGCGATCGCAGCACTGACTTGCTCGCGAATTAAATCTTGTAGTTCTTCACTAGCACGCTGGCTTTGATATTTAGCACCTTCTTCTGTTGTGGCATACAAAGGAGGAAGGCGATTTAAAGCGTAAGCAGCAATATCACCTACATCGATGGTGTGTACACTTGTCACTTGAATTTCTGCTACCCGTGCGATCGCTTCTGTCAGTACCAATTCTTCCATCACGTTGATGAATTGCTTGCGTGGTACTGCTACAACTTCTCCTGTTAATAGCGCTCCCATTAATTTGTCGAGTGCCATGTAATCTTCAATGGAAAGTTCCGCTGCAGTGTCACAAATTCGACCAACTTCGGCCTCCATTGCTGGTGTTAGATAACCATCATGCAAAGCTTGTTCTACTATTTTCTGAATACTCATAACACTTTGAGACTCCACGGCGCTTGCTCACATAGATCGCAGTAACCCTAGTTTGATTTTTCCCCGCTCTACCAGCAAAATGATCAAGTTCAACCTGAATTAATTAAATCCTCGTTCGCGCCAAGGTACAGGATCGACCGATTCTCCATGAACGTATAGCCCCCAATGTAAGTGAGGACCTGTAACTGCACCTGTGGAGCCTACTGCACCAATGACTTGACCTGGTTTAACCATATCTCCCTCTTTAACATCAATTCTGCTTAGGTGTAAGAAAGCACTCGTCACACCTTGACCGTGGTCGATGCCAACAATATTGCCATGAATACGAAAGCCTTGAGATACTGTTCCTACCAAAGCAACACGTCCTGATGCTGGAGCAAAGACAGGCGAACCAACACCACCAGCATAGTCAACACCACGATGGTAATAGTCTTTGGCAAATTTGCCGTTGTAGTAGCGACGAACACCGTAAATTGCACTAATACGCCCTTTATTTGGCCTTGTAAATGGACCATTCCAGTATTTTTGTGGCGTTACCAGCTTTTTAAACTCTGCCACGCGGTCAAGTTCGTACTGTGTTGCGCTAGTTCCTGCTTTTCCTGGGGGAAGATTGATCCGCTGGATAGGGAATGAGCGATTCTTTACTTGTACTGCTAAATTACGTACCTGATCGCCAGCGTTGACTCGAATTTGACGTACTCCTGGTTGTTCTAGGGGCGTTGTCGGTAACATTGCCCGAAATCGATTTGGGGCAATTTCAAAGGTAGGGTAAGTTTTCTGATTGATTGTAACTGATGGCTCACC belongs to Gloeocapsopsis sp. IPPAS B-1203 and includes:
- a CDS encoding Uma2 family endonuclease gives rise to the protein MNALTVDIKSVIDLTDEQFYQLCQRNRDLRFERTAQGELIIMPPTGGGTSQRNGRLTQQLFNWTDADGTGVAFDSSGGFKLPNGANRSPDAAWLTLERWNTLTPQQQEKFIPLCPDFVVELMSPSDSLSTTQAKMHEYIDNGARLGWLLNRKAKQVEVYRSGKAIEVCRAPETLSGEDVLPGFTLNLAPIW
- a CDS encoding ABC transporter substrate-binding protein, coding for MRKKVFRKAKLFLLFLAAVFVFSIAACNSKTLWLQPGRINSTAKQAEQSDSAQKSAATKIVSHALGQAEIPLHPQRILVLDGSYLLDPLLAIGIKPVGAATCPYCIKSDTLNQFVADIPLVGHWEQPSLEKILSLKPDLIVGHIWQKQYYSLLSMIAPTVMIDTDSGVNFKKNLKYLAEILDRSDRAEEILAEYNERIQKFQQQLAEKLRTKTVSVLHLYGSNVAVYGSDFVPYGQIMLDAGIPLIPAYKNLKGYLELSLEALPDWDADILFVDILRVEDSGKLESSSFLQQPIWSTLKAVQNNQVYVVSWASTVVGPMTANQFVDELYRYFSDTL
- a CDS encoding DoxX family protein, whose protein sequence is MLAIIRKNKELLRVILAVSIIIVGLLHFALPDIFVSIVPSLLPYPLELVYISGFFEILGGIGLLVPTVSRAAAWGLIALFIAVFPANINMAVNHIHIDNIPDSPWFQVVRLPFQAVLIAWAWWYTKPATDIKNQAAIINLDEIET
- a CDS encoding TonB-dependent siderophore receptor, with amino-acid sequence MVSIRQGRSLKGSLFLWLIQSVVEMGAIAFTLLLTSAVYASENVNTKERVSSLPQLTENQPATTVADWLAQIEASIVQITNVRVEATETGLQVVLETANGNFEVPETRIVGNDLIVDVAGAAIAQAFSQANPVEGIALVSVTSLPNNQVQVTITGTDAPPVAEVTTTAQGLVLAVTLGDANTVADEDAIEIVVTGEQDEGYNPSSASTATRTDTPLRDIPQSIQVVPREVLEDRNVRNLNEAVETVSGVARGGGLYGNGSITYNRIIRGFDQGFSGVTSFRNGFPDNDFFSLLPIGTIEQIEVLRGPASVLFGAGEPGGIINVITRQPLDEPYYNATFEAGSYGLYQPSIDLSGPLTDNDSVLYRFIASYQGSSDFQGFADSRLTTIAPSLTFNLGEQTELDLYYEYTHLYANPSAAGTNTVILSDGSLPPRNFAPYYPGLSLLNVRVDRFGYSLEHELNNDWRIRNNVAINLTHFRNDVAGFPSTVEDDRFVGGFDASKDNYQRNNFFGQIDLVGELGTGSISHQVLAGFDFNRFSNEGNNVDADTPLPPLDIRNPNYDIPTPSYSTIPTFSDFKLVRRSYGVYLQDQIALLDNLKLLIGGRYDWVSTDLAVDLTTPGDVIDRPTRNDGAFSPRAGLVYQPSEDVALYASYTRSFAPLSGFDNTSTDADVIYEPSRGTQYEVGVKADFLDSRLSATIAAYHLTRTNVLTPDPDDPTRSIQTGEQRSQGIEFDVTGEILPGWNVILSYALTDAEVTKDNTFPQGNRLANVPENQASFWTTYTIQEGALEGLGFGLGLFYIGERQGDLDNSFQLGDYLRTDAALYYRRGRFRGAINIRNLFDVDEAAFAFSRTLVQRTEPFTIVGSVSWEF
- a CDS encoding AraC family transcriptional regulator — translated: MTLILNQANWDELHQQAPKLQLDNLVYEDLEHITGIPECIGRGYNRNIELSPGLCLNFYDCEYQHDLIVKAPAHEHDIQIVILLSGFIYFEAVHPNLGGTCGYFSGSGISPAYVEKYRDGERLTFVGVNIEPEWLNSFLQEDKQYNSDIRKLLFKGDDWKISLYPTVTLKMRSLAQQLLNAPYRGAAKRMYLQGKVFELLAMHLDFITAEQKLRNLPRLKPETIARLHYAKEILTTQFENPPSLSELAQRVGVSDRTLQRGFRELFGTPVFGYLHNLRMEQAEQLLRSREMRVSEVAHAVGYSHLGHFTEAFKRKFGMTPKQCQMGK
- a CDS encoding Uma2 family endonuclease, whose amino-acid sequence is MDNVGVSPSRSEDQNLLPNVLLFLLNAIWADRMDWDFTVDMAVYHTTGISPRVPVVPDAFLSLGVERKKGGKSRRSYVVWEEGVEMVSHKPGGEYDEKMNIYTRLGVLYYVIYNPEFWQRDKRQPFEVYKLVNGEYELQSGEPCWMPEVELGIGRCQMIFGNVLQEQLAWFNVKGDRYLSEAEQERQQRELEQQRADTER